A genomic window from Pocillopora verrucosa isolate sample1 chromosome 7, ASM3666991v2, whole genome shotgun sequence includes:
- the LOC131782235 gene encoding 2-oxoadipate dehydrogenase complex component E1: MWRIIPPVIPLKNLHQVVLRSSVNTVKLYHAKSGCFGYRPAPQIIHAESEEELQNRIKNANILRLVNAYREHGHKFADVNPLKAKNRDFQSVLKNSKEFSLENFGLDNVDVNRSFKLSGLLCYNGQEEATLSEILTHLEKVYCGQLSAEIHHIEDESEMLWLAQLIEKSVLYWTLENESKRQTYLAKLLLKSEAFDNFLAKKFPTVKRYGAEGAESMMAFFDELFLQSSYSKIQELVLGIPHRGRLNLLTGLLKYPTAQLFHKIKGNSELPPGAQGIGDVLSHLYTSVDLEDYDLRVTMLPNPSHLEAVNPVTAGKARGRQLTLKDGCFSNLADSPLGDKVLSVMVHGDASFSAQGIVAETFCLANLPHYSVGGTIHLIVNNQLGFTTPGERGRSSRYSSDVGKMIGCPVLHVNGANPEEVVRACRLAFEYRRKYRKDVIVDMLCYRRWGHNEIDDPSFTQPVMYQEIESRPSVPVLYANSLEQKGVAAIGSEGDSQYTDFLNDQLKRSDNFIPQTSHLEGHWKGFVQASPDKITTWDTGFPLEGLLFVGAKSVETPDSFNIHPHLKKTHAEARIKKLESGAGIDWATSEALAIGSLLHQGYHVRFSGQDVGRGTFSHRHTMLVDQQTDEMFVPLNNMSEQQKGFLEVVNSPLSEEACLGFEYGMSIENPNHLIIWEAQFGDFFNGAQIIIDTFISGGEAKWLLQSGLVMLLPHGYDGAGPEHSSCRVERFLQMTDSREDGVDGDCVNMQIVNPTTPAQYFHLLRQQMVRNFRKPLIVVGPKLLLRLPAAVSTLQEMGPGTHFRPVLGDASVNSASVRRVVFCSGKHYYALAKQREATNSLDTAIIRLESLCPFPAEMIRQELKKFPQAKEFVWSQEEQRNMGAWSFVSPRFENIVGVKLNYSGRRVLAVPAVGIGKLHSQEVTDILSGTFPNKDN; encoded by the exons ATGTGGAGAATTATTCCACCTGTGATACCTTTGAAGAATTTACACCAAGTTGTCCTAAGGAGCAGTGTTAATACTGTCAAACTGTATCATGCAAAGAGTGGGTGTTTTGGTTACAGGCCTGCTCCTCAAATAATCCATGCAG AGAGTGAAGAGGAGTTGCAGAATAGAATCAAGAATGCCAATATTCTCAGACTAGTAAATGCTTACAGAGAACATGGGCATAAATTTGCAGATGTAAATCCTTTGAAGGCAAAAAACAG AGATTTTCAAAGTGTTTTAAAGAACTCCAAGGAATTTTCCTTGGAAAATTTCGGTTTGGATAATGTGGATGTAAATAGATCTTTCAAGTTATCag GGTTGTTATGTTATAATGGTCAAGAGGAAGCCACTCTCTCAGAAATTCTTACACATTTGGAAAAAGTTTATTGTGGGCAGCTATCGGCAGAAATACACCATATTGAA GATGAGTCAGAGATGCTTTGGTTGGCTCAGCTGATTGAAAAGAGTGTTCTGTATTGGACACTAGAAAATGAATCTAAAAGACAGACCTATTTAGCAAAGCTGTTGTTGAAATCTGAG GCATTTGACAATTTTCTTGCCAAAAAATTCCCAACAGTCAAGAGATATGGAGCTGAAGGAGCAGAGAGCATGATGGCATTTTTTGATGAACTTTTTCTTCAGTCTTCTTACA gtaaaatcCAAGAGTTAGTCTTAGGCATACCACATAGAGGCCGACTCAACCTTCTAACTGGTCTTCTGAAATATCCCACAGCCCAACTGTTCCACAAG ATAAAAGGAAATTCTGAGCTTCCTCCAGGAGCACAGGGCATTGGTGATGTCCTCTCTCATCTGT ACACTTCTGTGGATCTTGAGGATTATGATTTGCGAGTGACCATGTTACCAAACCCATCACACTTGGAAGCTGTCAATCCTGTGACAGCTGGTAAGGCAAGGGGTCGGCAGCTTACATTAAAGGATGGTTGCTTTAGCAATCTTGCGGACAGTCCCCTGGGTGATAAG GTGCTCAGTGTAATGGTTCATGGAGATGCTTCATTCTCTGCTCAG GGTATTGTAGCAGAGACATTTTGCCTGGCAAACCTACCACATTACAGTGTTGGTGGCACAATCCATTTGATTGTTAATAACCAGCTTGGCTTCACTACCCCTGGGGAGAGAGGAAG GTCTTCTAGGTACAGCAGTGATGTTGGTAAAATGATTGGATGTCCTGTACTTCATGTTAATGGAGCTAATCCCGAG GAAGTGGTCCGAGCTTGTCGCTTGGCTTTTGAATACAGAAGGAAGTACAGAAAGGATGTTATCGTTGACATGCTTTGTTACAGACGATG GGGTCACAATGAGATTGATGATCCATCTTTCACACAACCGGTCATGTACCAAGAAATAGAGAGTCGTCCTAGCGTGCCCGTGCTCTATGCCAATAGTTTAGAGCAGAAGGGCGTGGCTGCGATCGGAAGCGAGGGTGACAGTCAATATACCGATTTTCTTAATGATCAATTAAAGCGTTCAGATAACTTTATTCCTCAAACGAGTCACCTTGAGGGACACTGGAAAGGCTTTGTTCAGGCCAGTCCAGATAAAATTACTACTTGGGACACAG gGTTTCCCCTGGAAGGCTTGCTCTTTGTTGGAGCGAAGTCTGTCGAAACACCCGACTCCTTTAACATTCACCCGCACCTGAAAAAGACTCACGCGGAGGCCAGGATAAAAAAACTAGAAAGTGGCGCCGGAATTGACTGGGCTACTTCAGAAGCTCTCGCCATCGGAAGTCTTCTTCATCAAG GGTATCACGTGCGCTTTAGCGGGCAAGATGTCGGAAGAGGAACATTTAGCCACAGACACACGATGCTGGTCGATCAACAAACAGACGAGATGTTTGTACCACTGAATAACATGTCCGAACAACAGAAAGGATTCCTTGAG GTGGTTAACAGTCCTTTGTCAGAAGAAGCTTGTCTCGGTTTTGAATATGGCATGAGTATTGAGAACCCAAATCACTTGATCATCTGGGAAGCGCAGTTCGGAGATTTCTTCAACGGCGCGCAGATTATCATCGACACATTCATATCAGGAGGAGAGG caaaGTGGTTGCTTCAGAGTGGTCTGGTGATGTTACTGCCTCATGGCTATGATGGTGCAGGACCTGAACATTCTTCTTGTAGAGTAGAAAGATTCCTTCAG ATGACAGACAGTCGAGAAGATGGAGTGGACGGCGACTGTGTGAACATGCAAATAGTGAACCCAACTACGCCTGCGCAGTACTTCCACTTACTACGTCAGCAG ATGGTCCGCAACTTCCGGAAACCACTGATTGTCGTTGGACCGAAGTTGTTATTAAGACTTCCG GCTGCGGTATCGACCCTTCAAGAAATGGGCCCAGGAACACATTTTAGACCGGTGCTTGGAGATGCCAGTGTAAATAGCGCTTCAGTGCGCCGTGTTGTGTTCTGTTCTGGAAAGCATTATTACGCTTTAGCCAAGCAAAGAGAGGCGACCAACAGCTTAGATACAGCCATTATAAGACTGGAG TCGTTATGCCCGTTTCCTGCTGAAATGATTCGTCAAGAGCTGAAGAAGTTTCCTCAAGCGAAAG AATTTGTTTGGAGTCAAGAGGAGCAAAGGAATATGGGAGCCTGGAGTTTCGTATCACCGCGATTTGAGAATATTGTGGGAGTTAAG CTCAATTATAGTGGTCGAAGAGTTCTGGCTGTTCCTGCAGTTGGCATTGGAAAGCTGCATTCGCAAGAAGTAACCGACATTTTGAGTGGCACGTTCCCAAATAAAGACAATTAA